In Onthophagus taurus isolate NC chromosome 6, IU_Otau_3.0, whole genome shotgun sequence, a genomic segment contains:
- the LOC111415002 gene encoding piezo-type mechanosensitive ion channel component isoform X2, with translation MANVLCTCLFRILLPLIILPCVVFRPSALSAIYLIAMLCSPFIAVPTYQTMRSCTGVYLKILMAISLITSVLLVSFHVYLIAVGSYGNVITDNELLETILRYCGLVRLDKADFVTIITWISPELLMLISSITIFVLTMKLTKRNIETETGEEQTQSKAKMDRMRFLVGIGKFTTLILLCICACLKPSVQGGLYFVVFICTATWRSCSKNLGRGFAVLMQLLMVVVFVHIFALLMFQIDYFQDFLGVDSPYRRYFALTIFYTIDKSDPRRFIFAQNNWDAIINPFMLIALFYVSALTTKELIKPQPQIKPGAFSRLEGSFNGPLRRQISQRLSDRRLLRSTTTRNRWHNATRKVRLMRGISPSRRYGSDKKKGASILQDSTGSVTVTGDQTRDFQTESNENLDEEEKIGCFENCVFVMGQLLQSLVQLSYIVTNIIMMTWSITYHSWLTFVLLIWANILWIMPKQRRAMLRSSPFLVFYAIFLLISGYIFSMDLTDAELPSKLAHINLAQIGFVKYVELPCLHLWVKCCFTVMFWFTLKQYTIELKEERQKRSLADMAAPLQVSVQAAAGVQSSPSEQKKSKVISLIGSYLRHASVRLWIWVVAITLFVVAITGERMTVFRILYMALFLIFILTFQISFNLWRQMMFIFLLIVIIYSMLILILVYTYQFDNFETYWTEYLHVPKEQQLDIGLETYKTTQLFVRLATPTCFVIVTVIQLHYFHPEFKRLTDILGSHQEVARTTSLGTSSMPGSTSERNDSYTSDKKLDLTDVATIHSENIRRSFKNFWRKVKKAIDLIYIYLEIQMHRLVLIIAALMCIYDKCALYCVVTPLVVLGIMTGRGLSHLIIKVISIYTAVKLISQMIYQVNYIRHEWFDANCTITSNTTNNVTGNNAEWLGFFKSNNMASIVEWNIAYIAVATLYSVILIRQYSHRIKSGQPQVRPFFVFPNIRRFDADKSVYNALKFLVNHGYYKFGYEISLITTVCLIGIRMDMYGLFYAIWLSLLCFIRRDILRAGMWTLYLFFIAITIPIQYFLSVGIPPSLCVVFPWDDMPLLRRLQEWAFLLDTAKPPRVERLVCDFVLLLMVSRQRVVFRIEDRFKNRDYPGGSNDSIIHLAETKDFVNPVPDYITFVRSYLDIIKRGVLLSFMWLTLAAIFLAGANRINIFSIGYLLGSFLFLWHGTDLYLKPLRLILKSWECLIAYSVIVIFLKAVFQFSGCVWVGKIPLDYCWVAQLFAIGCVDKSIHENNIHVVEECEIPSESIGLAWDGICFAFLIMQRMLFSSYNFFHIIDETKASTILASRGADLIEVLRQRRVQEQLDHEKLILEKIKLKMDRIKATQEKIRGPNYQEVNNHAIDTLYPRSRPLYRRKIPKTNKEAIRSGDYYMFDDMDDDDELDIIETTKQQSDDEDGETGENLSTLLSKTLKTDVNTVVRKDKLRRRASMPVDRQRSTISAWSHARSAPPTIEESPSKSKKQGDSTELIPKPGPSKPSEDDDNISEGSEHKNTKCQTVLVYLIYAWKLIESIMVSVIRILNKHSRDFRYVRRVLIQEKKILKETSNYTEGIRIGRSKIWQPAHTYQALLSSRDATSGNTINSQNEETEHSGEPSTKPKETSSQQSSPESSGMIEFEEGEISQYDQPTIIRLMIAIWYIVMSNSEILCYIMIFVNQMQSATFLSLSLPFLVFFWGTLAIPRPSKSFWVTIIAYTQTVVLIKCIFQFEFWTWNQTNNVPDTNPFYPPRIIGVEQNSHYAVWNLSLLLVVYFHRYLLKSLGLWTAAIVTVPLLHEGDYVVQELQKDRTLKDHAKLSASDDENDDDEDKSITVAVKTEYAEPIDMFPDAIHMSTVKYFELIKVFLKQLRDPTSRASDDVYSYMFLCDFFNFFVILFGYSSFGEQQGDGGVQSYLQDNRVPPLFLLMLIVQFLLIIVDRAIYLRKNITAKIVFQFVQIIVLHGWLFILFPLMTDRYFNSTIAPQLYYMVKCFYLLLSAYQIRCGYPARILGNFLCKSYNYVNKILFLVFMVVPFLFELRTVMDWMWTDTSMTVFDWIKMEDIFATIFQIKCTRRAELEYPQPRGQKKSPIAKYIMGGGILVVIIAIIWFPLVFFSLGNAVGQTNVPYDVTLSIRIGPYEPVYQLSAQNNSIFSFNQSDYEIIEETYKQNKAAFSFISNYREEDIAAVKLSGDSSTVWTISPPDRNRMIAEVASMNPLQIQLQYQISHNSSGNKNDPGTIREIIEIMMPAVIDDQLNPERQNLLRMLWGNETDVPPVRLGYILPKFLKVTNRGTAQPVKLLMDDPDNPEQSYLRTLNLTLSSHSSNQSDSIKYEWWTIQENCSDINYRVYLRKLSYGDCSAIVLYTFNDRIFPPTLNIITAGGIIGVYTTLVFLVSRFLRGFFSEICFKIMFDDMPNVDRVLQLCHDIYLVREAGEFCLEEDLFAKLVFLFRSPETLIKWTRPKEDGEDEDNPEGDN, from the exons gtgtAGTATTTCGTCCATCAGCCCTTTCGGCAATTTACCTCATCGCAATGCTCTGTTCACCATTCATAGCGGTGCCGACGTATCAAACGATGCGTTCATGCACCGGAGTttacttaaaaatcttaatggCCATCTCCTTGATTACATCCGTTCTTCTCGTATCGTTCCACGTTTATTTAATTGCGGTCGGATCGTATGGAAACGTAATCACCGATAACGAACTTTTAGAAACTATATTAAGGTATTGCGGATTGGTCAGATTGGACAAGGCCGATTTTGTCACGATTATCACGTGGATTTCGCCGGAACTACTCATGCTAATATCATCAATAACCATTTTCGTTTTGACGATGAAACTTACTAAACGTAATATTGAGACTGAAACGGGCGAAGAGCAAACACAATCCAAAGCGAAAATGGATAGGATGCGGTTTCTGGTTGGAATtg gaaaATTCACTACACTTATTTTACTCTGCATTTGCGCTTGTTTAAAACCATCAGTTCAAGGCGGTCTCTATTTCGTGGTATTTATTTGCACCGCTACATGGCGAAGTTGTTCGAAAAATTTAGGGAGAGGCTTCGCGGTCTTAATGCAATTGTTGATGGTTGTGGTATTCGTTCACATATTCGCCTTATTAATGTTCCAAATCGATTATTTCCAAGATTTTTTGGGTGTCGACAGCCCATACAGAag atattttgcattgacaatattttatacaatCGATAAATCAGATCCAAGAAGATTCATCTTCGCCCAAAACAATTGGGATGCCATAATAAATCCATTTATGTTGATCGCGCTTTTCTATGTGTCTGCGTTAACAACCAAAGAATTAATAAAGCCTCAG ccGCAAATTAAGCCGGGCGCTTTTTCGCGCCTCGAGGGCAGCTTCAACGGCCCTCTCCGACGTCAAATTTCCCAACGACTGTCGGATAGGCGCCTTTTAAGATCCACCACGACTAGAAATCGTTGGCACAATGCCACCCGAAAAGTTCGA CTGATGCGAGGGATTAGTCCATCTAGGAGATACGGTTCTGATAAAAAGAAGGGGGCTTCCATTTTACAGGATTCCACCGGAAGTGTTACAGTAACCGGTGATCAAACCCGAGATTTTCAAACAGAAAGCAACGAAAATTTAG atgaagaagaaaaaattggtTGTTTTGAAAACTGCGTTTTCGTAATGGGTCAATTATTGCAATCTTTAGTTCAATTATCATATATTGTCACAAATATTATAATGATG acATGGAGTATTACTTATCACAGTTGGTTAACcttcgttttattaatttgggCCAATATATTATGGATAATGCCAAAACAACGAAGAGCAATGTTACGATCTAGCCCATTCTTAGTTTTCTACgcaattttccttttaatatCCGGTTACATATTCTCAATGGATCTCACCGATGCCGAACTGCCATCGAAACTGGCTCACATCAATTTGGCTCAAATTGGCTTCGTCAAATACGTAGAACTTCCATGTTTGCATTTATGGGTGAAATGCTGCTTCACGGTGATGTTTTGGTTTACCTTGAAACAATACACGATCGAATTAAAAGAGGAGCGGCAAAAACGATCTTTAGCCGATATGGCAGCTCCTTTACAAGTCAGTGTTCAAGCCGCGGCTGGTGTTCAATCGAGTCCGAGCGAACagaaaaaatcgaaagttATCTCGTTAATCGGCAGTTATTTGAGGCACGCTTCAGTGAGACTTTGGATTTGGGTGGTTGCCATTACGTTATTTGTCGTGGCAATAACAGGAGAACGAATGACTgtttttagaattttgtatatggcattgtttttaatctttattttaactttccag atatcatttaatttatgGAGACAAatgatgtttatatttttattaatagttaTAATCTATTCAATGCTTATTTTAATACTTGTTTATACATACCAATTTGATAACTTTGAAACTTATTGGACTGAATATCTTCATGTACCTAAAGAAca acaaTTAGATATTGGATTGGAAACTTATAAAACAACGCAGTTATTCGTTCGTCTCGCAACTCCCACATGTTTCGTGATAGTAACCGTCATTCAACTTCACTATTTTCACCCAGAATTTAAGCGCCTCACAGATATTTTAGGGAGTCATCAAGAAGTTGCTCGCACAACCTCTTTGGGTACTAGTTCCATGCCAGGATCGACGTCGGAGAGAAATGATTCGTATACTAGCGATAAAAAATTAGATCTTACCGATGTTGCTA CAATTCATTCGGAAAATATAAGAAGAtccttcaaaaatttttggagGAAAGTCAAAAAAGCAATTgatttaatatacatatacctTGAAATACAAATGCATAGATTGGTGTTGATTATTGCGGCGTTGATGTGTATTTACGACAAATGTGCCTTATATTGCGTGGTAACCCCATTGGTTGTGTTAGGAATAATGACCGGGCGAGGTTTATCTCATCTTATTATCAAAGTCATATCGATTTATACAGCtgttaaattaatatcacaaATGATTTATCAAGTTAATTATATTAGACATGAATGGTTTGATGCGAATTGTACg attaCTTCAAACACTACAAATAATGTAACTGGAAATAACGCTGAATGGttaggattttttaaatcaaataatatgGCATCAATTGTGGAATGGAACATAGCTTACATCGCGGTAGCAACTCTTTACTCAGTCATTTTAATACGGCAATATAGCCATAGAATTAAATCGGGACAACCACAAGTAAGACCATTCTTTGTGTTTCCTAATATAAGAAGATTCGACGCTGATAAAAGCGTCTACAACGCTTTAAAATTCTTGGTTAATCACGGATATTACAAATTTGGAtatgaa atatcgTTAATAACAACTGTATGTTTAATTGGAATACGAATGGATATGTACGGATTATTTTACGCAATTTGGTTATCTTTATTATGTTTCATACGCCGCGACATTTTAAGAGCGGGAATGTGGacgttgtatttatttttcatagcAATTACAATCCCCATTCAGTACTTTTTGTCCGTTGGAATCCCTCCCAGTTTATGCGTAGTATTTCCATGGGACGACATGCCCCTTTTGCGACGCCTACAAGAATGGGCTTTCTTATTAGACACTGCAAAACCACCTCGCGTTGAGCGATTAGTTTGCGATTTCGTGCTACTTTTAATGGTGTCGAGACAACGGGTTGTATTCCGAATAGAAgatcgatttaaaaatcgtGATTACCCCGGTGGTTCAAACGATAGCATCATTCATCTCGCTGAAACCAAAGATTTTGTTAATCCCGTCCCAGATTATATTACATTCGTTAG gtCTTATTTGGATATTATTAAAAGAGGGGTTCTATTAAGTTTTATGTGGCTTACTTTAGCTGCAATATTTTTAGCTGGTGCGAATCGTATTAATATCTTTTCGATTGGATATTTACTTGGatcgtttttgtttttatggcATGGAAccgatttatatttaaaaccgttaagattaattttaaaatc ATGGGAATGTTTAATAGCTTATAGTGtaatagtaatatttttaaaagccGTGTTTCAATTTTCCGGATGTGTATGGGTTGGGAAAATTCCTCTCGATTATTGTTGGGTAGCGCAATTATTCGCCATCGGATGTGTCGATAAATCTATACACGAGAATAATATTCACGTCGTAGAAGAATGCGAAATTCCCAGCGAATCAATCGGTTTAGCCTGGGACGGAATTTGTTTTGCATTTTTGATAATGCAAAGAATGTTGTTTAGCAGTTACAATTTCTTCCACATAATCGATGAGACTAAAGCAAGTACTATACTGGCATCGAGAG GTGCTGATTTAATcgaagttttacgtcaaaGAAGGGTGCAAGAACAATTAGATCACGAAAAATTAATCTtggaaaagattaaattaaaaatggacAGGATTAAAGCTACACAAGAAAAAATTCGTGGTCCTAATTACCAAGAAGTTAATAATCATGCTATTG atACTCTTTATCCTAGATCTAGGCCATTGTACAGGAGAAAAATTCCAAAGACAAATAAAGAGG cAATTCGATCTGGAGATTATTACATGTTTGATGATatggatgatgatgatgaattgGATATTATTGAAACGACCAAACAACAATCCGACGATGAGGATGGTGAAACGGGCGAGAATCTTAGTACG CTACTTAGTAAAACTTTGAAGACAGATGTTAACACGGTCGTCAGGAAGGATAAATTGAGACGAAGGGCAAGTATGCCAGTAGACCGTCAGCGATCTACGATTTCCGCTTGGTCTCACGCCCGTTCTGCCCCTCCCACT ATTGAAGAGAGTCcaagtaaaagtaaaaaacagGGAGATTCAACTGAACTTATACCAAAGCCGGGTCCTAGCAAACCAAGTGAAGATGACGATAATATTTCTGAAGgat CCGAACATAAAAACACGAAGTGTCAAACAGTTCTGGTTTACCTGATTTATGCTTGGAAATTAATTGAAAGCATTATGGTATCGGTCATACGCATTTTGAATAAACACTCAAGAGATTTTCGGTATGTCAGACGTGTGCTTatacaagaaaagaaaattttaaag gaAACTAGCAACTACACTGAAGGTATTCGAATTGGAAGAAGTAAAATATGGCAACCCGCTCATACTTACCAAGCTCTTTTGTCTTCAcg GGATGCAACATCGGGAAATACAATAAATAGCCAAAACGAAGAAACGGAACATTCTGGCGAACCATCCACTAAACCAAAAGAGACATCCTCACAACAATCGTCTCCTGAAAG tTCCGGAATGATTGAATTCGAAGAAGGTGAAATTTCCCAATACGATCAACCGACAATCATTCGTTTAATGATAGCGATTTGGTACATCGTAATGAGCAACTCTGAAATATTATGTTACATAATGATTTTCGTGAATCAAATGCAATCGGCGACATTTTTATCGTTATCGTTACcatttttggtatttttctgGGGAACTTTGGCCATTCCCAGACCGTCCAAATCGTTTTGGGTAACAATCATTGCGTACACAcag acTGTCGTCTTGATTAAATGCATATTTCAATTCGAATTTTGGACGTGGAACCAAACGAATAACGTCCCTGATACAAATCCTTTTTATCCACCCAGAATAATCGGAGTTGAACAAAATTCGCATTATGCAGTTTGGAATTTATCGTTATTATTGGTGGTGTATTTTCATAGATACTTGTTAAAATCTTTGGGATTGTGGACCGCGGCTATTGTGACAGTTCCCCTTTTGCACGAGGGTGATTATGTGGTTCAAGAACTTCAAAAGGATCG aacatTAAAAGATCATGCTAAATTAAGCGCATCTGATGATGAGAATGACGATGATGAGGATAAATCGATCACTGTAGCTGTTAAAACCGAATATGCCGAACCGATTGATATGTTTCCAGATGCTATTCACATGTC tactgtaaaatattttgagtTGATCAAAGTGTTTCTAAAACAACTTAGAGATCCGACATCTCGAGCATCTGATGATGTTTATTCTTATATGTTTTTGTGTgactttttcaatttcttcgtTATACTTTTCGGATATTCATCATTTGgg gaGCAACAAGGTGATGGAGGTGTCCAATCTTATTTGCAAGATAATAGAGTTCCTCCTCTTTTCCTGTTGATGTTAATCGTGCAATTCTTATTGATCATAGTTGATAGAGCaatatatttaagaaaaaatataacagcTAAGATAGTTTTTCAATTTGTACAAATAATAGTGTTACATGGTTGGTTATTTATACTCTTTCCGTTAATGACTGATAG atattttaattCAACGATAGCTCCTCAATTATACTACATGGTGAAATGTTTCTATCTCCTTTTATCCGCTTACCAAATCCGTTGTGGATACCCAGCGAgaattcttggaaatttcctGTGCAAAAGTTACAACTACGTCAACAAGATCTTATTTTTGGTATTTATGGTTGTAccttttttgtttgaattgcGAACAGTTATGGACTGGATGTGGACTGATACTTCGATGACCGTTTTCGATTGGATAAAAATGGAAGATATTTTCGCCACCATTTTCCAAATAAAG tGTACAAGAAGGGCAGAACTTGAATATCCACAACCAAGAGGTCAAAAAAAATCACCTATAGCAAAATACATAATGGGCGGTGGAATACTGGTGGTTATAATCGCGATTATTTGGTTCCCTTTGGTATTCTTTTCCCTCGGAAACGCCGTTGGACAAACAAACGTTCCTTACGATGTGACTTTATCGATACGAATTGGTCCATATGAGCCGGTTTATCAATTATCAGCACAAAATAATTCCATATTCAG ttttaatcaaagcgattatgaaattattgaagaaacCTATAAACAGAATAAAGCCGCGTTTTCGTTTATAAGTAATTATCGGGAAGAAGATATCGCCGCGGTAAAACTAAGCGGGGATTCTTCGACCGTTTGGACGATTTCCCCGCCTGATAGGAATCGAATGATTGCGGAAGTTGCCTCAATGAATCCGTTACAAATTCAGTTACAGTATCAGATTTCCCATAACAGTAGTGGTAACAAAAATGATCCGGGAACGATTAGAGAGATCATTGAAATTATGATGCCGGCTGTAATTGATGATCAACTCAATCCGGAGAGGCAAAATTTATTGAGAATGTTATGGGGAAATGAAACTGATGTTCCACCGGTTCGTTTGGGGTATATTTTACCGAAATTTCTTAAGGTTACTAATAGGGGAACTGCTCAACCTGTTAAACTACTTATGGATGACCCAG atAATCCAGAGCAGTCATACCTTCGGACTCTCAACCTTACCTTATCGTCTCATTCATCGAATCAATCCGATAGCATCAAATACGAATGGTGGACAATCCAAGAAAATTGTTCCGATATAAACTACAGAGTTTACTTAAGAAAATTAAGCTATGGAGATTGTTCCGCTATAGTACTTTACACGTTTAATGATCGCATCTTCCCACCAACTCTCAATATTATCACAGCGGGAGG TATAATCGGGGTTTATACAACTTTAGTATTCCTGGTATCTCGTTTCCTCCGTGGTTTCTTCTCGGAGATTTGCTTCAAAATCATGTTCGATGATATGCCAAATGTCGATCGTGTCCTTCAACTTTGCCACGACATTTATTTAGTGCGCGAGGCGGGTGAATTCTGTTTAGAGGAGGACTTATTCGCGAAACTCGTCTTCCTCTTCCGGTCGCCGGAGACGCTTATTAAATGGACGCGACCCAAAGAGGACGGCGAGGATGAGGATAATCCCGAGGGTGataattaa